In the Kaistella sp. 97-N-M2 genome, one interval contains:
- a CDS encoding ABC transporter ATP-binding protein — MKQNTAIIAHNISKQYRLGEVGTGTLSHDLNRAWAKLRGREDPFLKIGESNDRSTKGGSDYVWSLKDINFEIEKGDAVGIIGRNGAGKSTLLKLLSRVTKPTTGHFEVQGRIASLLEVGTGFNPEMTGRENIFLNGAILGMRRQEIKRKFDEIVDFAGVERYIDTPVKRYSSGMYVRLAFAVAAHLESEILIVDEVLAVGDAEFQKKCLGKMGDVSKGEGRTVLFVSHNMASVENLCEKGILLQNGYIANQGEIGLITNKYLEDYQPDIKKVSEIINRNGTGKVKFQNVTIKGIDTEASRVESLSGMEVNLKFNKDINFSKDNYRIDVGINNNHGVRVGWLSSTNCSVKQIPSGTEITFYINQNPLYPGDYSLTLYLEIDKEVSDWLKEVVPFTVIEKDYYNTGRLTPPNQGNILFKYDIKSY, encoded by the coding sequence ATGAAGCAGAATACAGCCATTATCGCCCATAATATTTCCAAGCAGTACCGGCTGGGTGAAGTCGGTACAGGAACCCTGTCCCATGACCTGAACCGGGCGTGGGCAAAACTGCGCGGCAGGGAAGATCCCTTTCTAAAGATTGGGGAGAGCAATGACCGCTCCACGAAAGGCGGGAGCGACTATGTGTGGTCTTTGAAAGACATTAATTTTGAGATCGAGAAAGGTGATGCCGTAGGCATTATCGGGCGCAACGGCGCAGGGAAGTCTACGCTGTTGAAGCTGTTAAGCCGCGTGACGAAACCTACAACGGGACATTTTGAAGTGCAGGGCAGGATCGCGTCATTGCTTGAAGTAGGAACGGGATTTAATCCGGAAATGACGGGCCGGGAAAACATCTTTCTGAATGGCGCTATTCTGGGCATGCGACGCCAGGAAATCAAAAGGAAGTTCGACGAAATTGTGGATTTTGCGGGGGTTGAACGCTATATCGATACGCCGGTGAAACGCTATTCTTCCGGCATGTATGTAAGGTTGGCTTTTGCTGTTGCCGCGCATCTGGAATCGGAGATTTTGATTGTAGATGAAGTTCTAGCCGTAGGCGATGCGGAGTTTCAGAAAAAATGTCTGGGAAAAATGGGCGATGTCTCCAAAGGCGAGGGCAGGACGGTTTTGTTTGTGAGTCATAATATGGCGAGTGTGGAGAATTTATGTGAAAAAGGTATATTATTGCAGAATGGCTATATTGCGAACCAGGGAGAAATCGGACTAATTACAAACAAATATTTGGAAGATTACCAGCCAGATATTAAGAAAGTATCGGAAATCATTAACCGAAATGGTACAGGAAAGGTAAAGTTTCAAAATGTTACAATTAAAGGCATCGATACAGAAGCAAGCCGTGTCGAAAGTTTGTCCGGGATGGAGGTAAATTTGAAATTTAATAAAGATATCAATTTTAGTAAAGATAATTATCGTATTGATGTCGGAATAAACAATAATCATGGAGTTCGGGTTGGGTGGTTATCATCCACAAACTGTTCCGTAAAGCAAATCCCATCCGGGACAGAAATAACATTTTATATTAATCAAAATCCACTATATCCAGGTGATTATAGCCTTACTCTTTATTTGGAGATAGACAAAGAAGTCAGCGACTGGCTAAAGGAAGTGGTTCCATTTACAGTGATTGAAAAAGACTACTATAACACAGGCCGTCTCACACCACCAAATCAAGGTAATATTCTGTTTAAATATGATATCAAAAGTTACTAA
- a CDS encoding glycosyltransferase has translation MKLLAVVIPYYKRTFFRECLASLAAQTDQRFTVYIGNDASSENPEDLLKEFEGKFNFVYKKFEENFGRTSLTKHWDRCIEMMEDEEWFMILGDDDCLGQNAIESFYESFHEINESHNVVRFSTQIINDCGTKISKVYQQPESENALRSYQRKLLGQNRSSLSEYIFRILKYKKYGLKNYPLAWSVDDRAVIDFCENKDIFSINRAVVYVRMSASNISSTMAYSNLMQEAILESSRELIFDYKKKMDRAQLRFFIENYENCALIFTKVDRRDLINITKLFLLYMPIKSKIYILKVILSKAFTKV, from the coding sequence ATGAAGCTTCTCGCCGTAGTTATTCCTTATTATAAACGCACTTTCTTTCGGGAATGTTTAGCTTCTTTGGCAGCACAAACCGATCAAAGATTTACAGTTTATATCGGCAACGATGCCTCTTCTGAAAATCCAGAAGATTTATTAAAAGAATTCGAAGGAAAATTTAACTTCGTATACAAAAAATTTGAAGAGAATTTTGGAAGAACTTCATTAACCAAACATTGGGACAGATGTATTGAAATGATGGAAGATGAAGAATGGTTTATGATTTTGGGTGATGATGATTGTTTAGGTCAAAATGCTATCGAAAGTTTCTACGAAAGTTTCCACGAAATTAATGAGTCACATAATGTAGTAAGGTTTTCTACACAAATTATCAATGACTGTGGCACCAAAATTTCAAAAGTTTATCAACAGCCTGAAAGCGAAAATGCACTGCGATCGTATCAAAGAAAACTTTTGGGACAAAACCGAAGTTCACTATCAGAATATATATTTAGAATATTGAAATATAAAAAATATGGATTAAAAAACTATCCTTTAGCGTGGTCGGTAGACGATCGTGCAGTTATAGATTTCTGTGAGAACAAAGATATATTTTCAATCAATAGAGCAGTCGTATATGTTAGAATGTCGGCATCCAATATTTCTTCAACTATGGCTTATTCAAATTTGATGCAGGAAGCTATTTTGGAAAGCAGTAGAGAATTAATTTTTGATTACAAGAAAAAGATGGATAGAGCACAGTTAAGATTTTTTATTGAAAATTATGAAAACTGCGCCTTAATTTTTACAAAGGTGGATCGACGAGATTTAATAAACATAACGAAACTTTTTTTACTTTATATGCCGATTAAAAGCAAAATATATATTTTGAAAGTAATATTAAGTAAAGCATTTACAAAAGTATGA
- a CDS encoding glycosyltransferase family A protein, which translates to MKLTIFNIWLYNVINNIFYRSFDLYCNPIVRKQLKQPKQIPIIIINFNQLFYLKQLVDFLFERNFNNIVIIDNRSTYPPLLRYYEEISNDVEIEFMEKNYGHAVFFKNKVLQKKYGKGFYVVTDADVIPNENLPADFLKHMIIHLKKHWSQITKVGFALKLDDIPKENLLKQKILKWEAKFWQNKQSENIYIAPIDTTFALYKPGYPRKYDQVPYLNAHRFANSFVAKHGGWYVNQSNLTEEQQFYAETASMSSSWLQNNQNL; encoded by the coding sequence ATGAAATTAACTATTTTTAATATTTGGCTTTACAATGTTATAAATAATATTTTTTACCGCAGCTTTGATTTGTATTGTAATCCTATAGTCCGAAAGCAGTTAAAACAGCCAAAACAAATACCAATAATTATAATCAATTTTAATCAATTGTTTTACTTAAAGCAACTAGTAGATTTTTTATTCGAGAGAAACTTTAATAATATTGTAATTATTGATAATCGATCAACTTATCCACCATTGTTAAGATATTATGAAGAAATAAGCAATGACGTGGAGATAGAATTTATGGAGAAAAACTATGGTCACGCGGTATTTTTTAAAAATAAAGTATTACAAAAAAAATACGGAAAAGGATTTTATGTAGTCACTGATGCTGACGTTATACCAAATGAAAATCTGCCTGCTGATTTTTTAAAGCACATGATAATACATCTAAAAAAGCATTGGTCGCAGATTACTAAGGTAGGATTTGCATTAAAGTTAGATGACATACCAAAGGAAAATCTCCTAAAACAAAAGATATTAAAGTGGGAAGCAAAATTTTGGCAAAATAAACAATCTGAAAATATTTATATAGCTCCTATTGACACCACATTTGCTTTGTACAAACCTGGTTATCCGCGGAAATATGATCAGGTTCCGTACTTGAATGCTCATAGATTTGCAAACAGTTTTGTTGCAAAACATGGAGGTTGGTATGTAAATCAAAGTAATTTAACAGAAGAGCAACAGTTTTATGCGGAAACTGCTTCGATGTCAAGTTCTTGGCTTCAAAATAATCAGAATTTATAA
- a CDS encoding glycosyltransferase family 2 protein, with the protein MAIKDIVIRVSVCISAYNHEEFIEEALHSVLEQECNFDYEVILSNDHSTDCTHEVITRIIENHPHGDKIRYYNQAKNLGINGNLIYTLEQAAGKYIALLEGDDYWTDQNKLQKQFDFLESSPDYTICTGGYESITPARGLVVRKLHENVDGITYEFNKKDGFRAHYLNMFFRSKSLDTDKLKTFKYSGDNVIFLICLLTGKGYFFNQIFGFRRTHPGGAWTSKSQIDKIKMGYEQLIGLHRFPEFRKAVRSELFYTYLDLLGEDNNSKNNIIYSLKLIRKPDELIYFIKRVLNVIFKTKTKNNFC; encoded by the coding sequence ATGGCTATAAAAGATATTGTAATTCGGGTCAGTGTGTGTATCAGTGCTTACAATCATGAAGAATTTATTGAAGAAGCACTTCACAGCGTTTTAGAGCAAGAGTGTAATTTTGATTACGAAGTTATATTGTCCAATGATCATTCTACAGATTGCACCCATGAGGTAATTACAAGAATTATCGAAAATCATCCCCACGGTGATAAGATTCGTTACTACAATCAGGCAAAAAATCTTGGCATCAACGGAAACCTAATCTATACATTAGAGCAAGCGGCGGGAAAATACATTGCATTGTTAGAAGGAGATGATTACTGGACAGACCAGAATAAATTGCAAAAGCAGTTCGATTTCTTGGAAAGCAGCCCAGATTATACCATTTGCACGGGTGGGTATGAGTCAATAACGCCAGCTCGTGGATTGGTAGTAAGGAAATTGCATGAGAATGTTGATGGTATTACTTATGAATTTAATAAAAAAGATGGATTCCGAGCACATTACTTGAATATGTTTTTCAGATCAAAAAGTCTGGACACTGATAAATTAAAAACTTTTAAATATTCAGGTGACAATGTAATTTTTTTAATCTGTCTTTTAACAGGTAAAGGATACTTTTTTAATCAAATATTCGGATTTAGAAGAACTCATCCTGGCGGTGCCTGGACGTCAAAATCCCAAATTGATAAAATAAAGATGGGATATGAGCAACTTATTGGTTTGCATAGATTCCCTGAATTTCGGAAAGCAGTTCGATCAGAGTTATTCTATACTTATTTAGACCTACTGGGCGAAGATAACAACAGCAAGAACAATATTATATATTCTTTAAAATTAATTAGAAAGCCTGATGAACTAATATATTTTATCAAGAGAGTCTTGAATGTAATTTTTAAGACCAAAACAAAAAATAATTTTTGTTAA
- a CDS encoding glycosyltransferase has protein sequence MQLSVIIPVFNTSDYLPECLESVIAQTFQDIEIICINDGSTDDSLLILKEFQKKDNRIIIIDQQNKGVSAARNSGLKIASGQYIGFVDSDDAIAPTYLQTLHEKIGDVQWSVCGYIGSEEMTFNEGVLNLNKKSLVDFIMLLKTGLLFMPWCKLYIKELITKNDLAFNSDFNYGEDLLFNIDYLRHVSSLYVSCKVLYQYNITTPNSLAKSFTVKMFNDKNFQIIEIKKFLESRFGSDEIINSYISQELYWNTYDASFFLLNNFTNLLVDERKRFIIEVMDFPFFKDCNKIKRHFLIKLFALKLRKVIYIYFLLRHQLLSVKK, from the coding sequence ATGCAATTATCTGTAATAATTCCCGTGTTCAACACTTCCGATTATTTGCCCGAATGTCTGGAAAGTGTCATTGCACAAACTTTCCAGGACATCGAAATTATATGTATTAATGACGGTTCAACCGATGATTCGTTACTGATACTTAAAGAGTTTCAGAAAAAAGATAATCGCATCATCATTATCGATCAACAAAATAAAGGGGTGTCCGCTGCACGTAACTCAGGATTAAAAATCGCTAGTGGCCAATATATCGGTTTTGTAGACAGTGATGACGCAATTGCTCCTACCTATCTGCAAACTTTACATGAAAAAATAGGAGATGTACAATGGTCAGTCTGTGGCTACATCGGCTCGGAAGAGATGACTTTCAACGAAGGAGTTTTAAACTTAAATAAAAAATCATTGGTTGATTTTATAATGTTGCTTAAAACTGGATTGCTCTTTATGCCTTGGTGTAAGTTATATATAAAAGAGCTGATTACTAAAAATGATTTGGCTTTTAACTCGGATTTTAATTATGGTGAGGATTTACTGTTTAATATAGATTATTTGCGACATGTTAGTAGTTTGTATGTTTCCTGCAAGGTTTTATACCAGTATAATATTACCACACCCAATTCTTTAGCTAAAAGCTTCACTGTTAAAATGTTTAATGATAAGAACTTTCAGATTATAGAAATTAAAAAATTTTTAGAAAGTCGTTTTGGAAGTGATGAAATAATAAATAGTTATATTTCACAAGAACTGTATTGGAATACCTACGATGCGAGTTTTTTCTTATTGAATAATTTTACAAATTTACTCGTAGATGAGAGGAAGCGATTTATAATAGAAGTGATGGATTTTCCATTTTTTAAAGATTGCAACAAAATTAAAAGGCATTTTTTAATAAAACTTTTTGCACTAAAGTTGAGGAAAGTAATATATATATACTTTTTACTTAGACATCAATTATTATCTGTCAAAAAATGA
- a CDS encoding glycosyltransferase family 4 protein translates to MKNTLIITGLDSSEKFGGLERWYVQLANMLDEQGNIFLFYNLSMPPEFILEKFSENNISVNIFANKDLKRNSKIYKDFLIKNDISLVIGQFEAALNFLQIPNKTGIKTVWCLYMGNFYAYDTKWKYNLKLYLGVLWYRLQTFRKLFYVNKVYCASEGVQKEFRGFFGHNKKFEVNYLGLDDDILDKYSFVDILTKTKNKTDQIIISCIGFHAPIKGIDIFVRAIAELNERGFDNVLYYQIGSSLISDTAHYTLHLKDLAKSLNVDNLHWKGTQKDVFPFLLQSDVYCQPSRHEALSFTVMEAMTVGLPIVGANNCGIPELVQHDINGYLFNTGDYIDLADKLEVLINSKKIRDEFGVNSFEIIRMNKFRTTTNIKKLIDYLVDS, encoded by the coding sequence ATGAAAAACACCTTAATTATAACAGGTTTAGATTCATCGGAAAAATTTGGTGGGTTAGAACGCTGGTATGTTCAATTAGCGAATATGTTAGATGAGCAAGGAAATATTTTTCTTTTTTATAACCTTAGTATGCCTCCCGAATTTATTTTAGAAAAATTCAGTGAAAATAATATTTCAGTGAATATATTCGCAAATAAAGATTTAAAGCGAAATTCTAAGATCTATAAAGATTTTTTAATTAAAAACGATATCTCCCTAGTAATTGGCCAATTTGAAGCTGCATTAAATTTTCTTCAAATACCAAATAAAACAGGAATTAAAACTGTTTGGTGCTTGTACATGGGGAATTTTTATGCTTACGATACCAAATGGAAGTATAACTTGAAATTATATTTAGGCGTTTTATGGTATCGCTTACAAACTTTCAGAAAATTATTTTACGTAAATAAGGTGTATTGCGCATCTGAAGGTGTTCAAAAGGAATTTAGGGGTTTTTTCGGGCATAATAAGAAATTTGAAGTAAATTATTTAGGTCTTGATGATGACATATTAGATAAATATAGTTTTGTGGATATCTTAACAAAAACGAAAAATAAAACGGATCAAATCATCATTTCCTGTATCGGTTTTCACGCCCCTATAAAAGGAATTGACATTTTTGTAAGAGCTATTGCAGAACTTAATGAAAGAGGTTTTGACAACGTGTTGTACTATCAAATCGGAAGTAGCTTAATTTCAGACACTGCCCACTATACCTTGCATTTGAAAGACTTAGCAAAATCTTTAAATGTTGATAATTTACATTGGAAAGGAACACAAAAAGATGTTTTTCCTTTTCTTTTGCAGTCTGATGTATATTGCCAACCATCACGGCATGAGGCGCTCTCCTTTACAGTAATGGAGGCCATGACAGTTGGGTTGCCTATTGTAGGTGCAAATAATTGTGGTATCCCAGAACTTGTGCAACATGATATAAATGGATATTTATTTAATACCGGCGATTACATAGATCTTGCTGATAAGCTCGAAGTTCTAATCAATAGTAAAAAAATACGTGATGAATTTGGGGTTAATTCTTTTGAGATTATTCGTATGAATAAATTTAGGACTACTACGAATATAAAGAAGTTAATTGATTACCTTGTAGACTCATGA
- a CDS encoding polysaccharide pyruvyl transferase family protein: MKIIMFFHAGSKNRGCEAIVRTAAQLLKSDEPVTELALCSGDPASDRLIPNIDVLHLDKQGMLDRYSLRGLISALKVKLFKDESLAYQKIHESIIKLIPHYDLFLSIGGDNYCYGEQPGIYEIDRQIKKAGKKLVLWGASIGEEDLSEQKLADLKNFDLILARESLTEKVLKNAGLINVALVADGAFLMEKTELSLPQIWKGGNTIGFNFSPLVSKKNPASKGAAFALISHILGTTDFTICFLPHVTLSGNDDHEILNEFYEKFKDSKRVILLPSTLNATEYKGYIARMKFFIGARTHATIAAYSCLVPTMVLGYSVKSKGIAKDIFGEEKLVLDLSEISDAEKLIAKFEEMKREELQLKETLKNRIPEIKKRAARAGEYLLDLK; this comes from the coding sequence ATGAAAATAATAATGTTCTTCCACGCCGGAAGTAAAAACCGCGGGTGCGAAGCTATTGTCCGAACGGCTGCTCAATTATTAAAATCCGATGAACCCGTTACAGAATTGGCACTTTGCTCTGGCGATCCAGCTTCCGACCGGTTGATTCCAAATATTGATGTATTGCATTTAGACAAGCAAGGCATGTTGGACCGTTATTCACTTCGGGGTTTGATAAGTGCCCTCAAGGTAAAACTCTTCAAAGACGAAAGTTTAGCATACCAAAAAATTCACGAAAGCATCATCAAACTGATTCCACACTACGATCTTTTCCTCTCCATTGGGGGCGACAACTATTGTTACGGCGAACAGCCTGGTATCTATGAAATTGATCGACAGATTAAAAAAGCGGGAAAGAAATTAGTGCTTTGGGGAGCCTCTATTGGGGAAGAAGATTTATCGGAACAAAAACTGGCAGATTTAAAAAACTTTGATCTCATTTTGGCTAGGGAATCATTAACGGAAAAAGTTCTAAAGAATGCCGGGCTTATCAATGTAGCGTTGGTTGCCGATGGCGCTTTTTTAATGGAAAAAACAGAACTTTCATTGCCACAAATTTGGAAAGGAGGCAACACGATTGGCTTTAATTTTTCTCCTTTGGTTTCCAAGAAAAATCCGGCCTCCAAAGGCGCTGCATTTGCTTTGATCAGCCATATTTTAGGAACGACTGATTTTACCATCTGTTTTTTACCCCACGTTACTCTGTCTGGTAACGATGATCACGAGATCCTAAATGAGTTTTACGAGAAATTTAAAGATAGTAAACGCGTGATTTTGCTTCCCTCTACTTTAAACGCGACTGAGTACAAGGGATATATTGCACGAATGAAATTTTTTATCGGTGCACGAACTCACGCCACTATTGCGGCGTACTCGTGCTTGGTCCCCACCATGGTTCTGGGATACAGTGTGAAATCAAAAGGGATTGCAAAGGATATTTTTGGGGAAGAAAAACTGGTTCTTGATCTTTCAGAAATCTCAGATGCGGAGAAACTGATCGCGAAATTTGAGGAAATGAAAAGGGAAGAACTTCAGTTAAAAGAAACCCTTAAAAATAGAATACCTGAAATAAAAAAGAGGGCTGCGCGAGCGGGTGAATATCTTCTGGATTTGAAATAA
- a CDS encoding glycosyltransferase gives MKKKLLFVIPSLAAGGAEKSLVNLLAELDYSRYEVDLFLFSKNGLFLPQVPEEVNILANSTDLLTFQLPLPSSLKLFLKKLQFKLTWARIMFFLINRFYGNKNIAEQKSWKYIAASILPLKENYTAAIGFLEKSSIYLVVDKVISQNKIGFIHTYYPKLKTDLQFDQTYFSALNKVLLVSKHCEIDFKTVFPEFASKSMVLHNINSPHLIRNLSVQLNPDLKSNAVISVGRLETVKGFDLAVEAAHILQQDKVDFHWYIIGDGNEKRSLEQQIATYHLENHFTFLGLKANPYPYIKNAKIFVQPSRYEGKSIAIDEAKILAKPIILTDFTTARDQVENGVTGIICEMSASSLAESIVKYFEEKHFTQKIIANLQSKDYGTEEEIEKFYQVLNA, from the coding sequence ATGAAAAAAAAACTTCTTTTTGTAATTCCCAGTTTGGCTGCAGGTGGAGCTGAAAAAAGCTTGGTTAATCTTCTCGCGGAACTCGATTATTCCCGCTATGAAGTTGATCTGTTTTTATTTTCAAAGAATGGTCTGTTTCTTCCGCAAGTTCCGGAAGAAGTAAATATTTTAGCCAACAGTACTGATTTATTAACTTTTCAGTTACCACTTCCATCTTCCTTAAAACTATTTTTAAAAAAACTACAGTTTAAGTTGACTTGGGCAAGGATCATGTTTTTTTTGATTAATAGATTCTACGGAAATAAAAACATTGCGGAACAAAAATCCTGGAAATATATCGCTGCTTCTATTTTACCATTAAAAGAGAATTACACTGCAGCGATTGGTTTTTTAGAAAAATCATCCATTTATTTGGTGGTCGATAAGGTCATTTCCCAAAATAAAATAGGATTTATTCACACCTATTATCCGAAATTAAAAACAGATCTTCAATTCGATCAAACCTATTTTTCGGCTCTGAATAAAGTGCTTTTAGTCTCGAAACATTGTGAAATAGACTTTAAAACTGTTTTCCCGGAATTTGCATCTAAAAGTATGGTCCTTCACAATATTAATTCTCCTCATTTGATCCGTAACCTCAGCGTGCAATTAAACCCTGATCTAAAATCAAACGCTGTTATTTCAGTAGGCAGACTGGAAACTGTAAAAGGTTTTGATCTGGCCGTAGAAGCCGCTCATATTTTGCAACAAGATAAAGTTGATTTTCATTGGTATATCATTGGCGACGGTAATGAAAAGCGCAGTTTAGAACAGCAGATTGCTACTTATCATCTGGAAAATCATTTTACATTTTTAGGTTTGAAAGCAAATCCTTATCCCTATATTAAAAACGCAAAAATATTTGTACAGCCATCCCGCTACGAAGGAAAGTCAATTGCCATCGATGAAGCTAAAATATTGGCAAAACCGATCATTTTAACCGATTTCACCACGGCTAGAGATCAGGTAGAAAATGGCGTTACCGGAATTATTTGTGAAATGTCTGCTTCATCTCTTGCTGAAAGTATAGTGAAATACTTTGAAGAGAAACATTTCACCCAGAAAATTATTGCAAATTTGCAGAGCAAAGATTACGGAACAGAGGAAGAAATAGAAAAATTTTACCAGGTTTTAAATGCATAA
- a CDS encoding glycosyltransferase → MHKKKDILFVMNNLNVGGAEKALISLLQIFDYEKYAVDLLLFKKEGLFLNQLPSEVTLLEAPKNLRYFDMPFLQILKENVLQGNWNVIYRRIQFKRQCKKAKNSAEAEQFGWKALSKTLNPLSKQYDAAIGFLEKNPNYFVVDHTLAAKKIGWIHNDYISLSLNKDIDHHFFKQLNHIVTVSAECVKSLENTFPQFKEKIKLIHNISSQEKLCVLSDEDIPLWVNQKFILTIGRLTEQKAIEKAIDAFEILQKTESELQWIVLGEGSLRPFLENKIKEKGFENKFHLLGNKPNPYPYLKRCTVYVQTSIFEGKSIAIDEAKLFAKPMVITNYPSAKDQIMDGVNGLLADLNAVSIAKKIKMLLDDKNMQNAFSQKLRSEETSYEKEIEKLYQLME, encoded by the coding sequence ATGCATAAAAAGAAAGATATTTTATTTGTGATGAATAATTTGAATGTGGGTGGTGCCGAAAAGGCATTGATATCACTTTTGCAGATTTTTGATTATGAAAAGTATGCAGTTGATCTGTTGTTATTTAAAAAAGAGGGATTATTCCTTAATCAACTTCCCTCAGAAGTGACCTTGTTAGAAGCACCTAAAAACTTACGCTATTTTGATATGCCTTTTTTGCAAATACTAAAAGAAAATGTACTGCAGGGAAACTGGAATGTTATTTATCGTCGCATTCAGTTTAAGCGTCAGTGCAAGAAAGCAAAGAATTCAGCAGAAGCAGAGCAGTTTGGCTGGAAGGCTTTATCGAAAACATTGAATCCCTTGTCTAAACAATACGATGCTGCGATTGGGTTTTTAGAGAAAAATCCGAACTATTTTGTCGTCGATCACACTCTTGCAGCGAAAAAAATTGGCTGGATTCATAATGACTACATTTCCCTTTCTTTAAATAAAGATATAGATCATCATTTCTTTAAGCAATTGAATCATATTGTTACGGTTTCAGCAGAGTGTGTTAAGTCCCTGGAAAATACCTTCCCTCAATTTAAAGAAAAGATCAAATTGATTCATAACATTTCCTCGCAAGAGAAACTGTGCGTTTTATCAGATGAGGATATTCCACTCTGGGTGAATCAAAAATTTATTTTAACGATTGGCAGATTAACTGAACAAAAAGCAATTGAAAAAGCAATCGATGCTTTTGAAATTCTTCAGAAAACAGAATCGGAACTGCAATGGATTGTTTTGGGAGAAGGATCTTTGCGCCCATTTTTAGAAAATAAAATTAAAGAAAAAGGCTTTGAAAATAAATTTCATCTATTAGGAAATAAGCCAAATCCTTACCCATATTTAAAAAGATGCACGGTATATGTCCAGACTTCTATTTTCGAAGGTAAATCCATTGCCATTGATGAAGCAAAACTTTTTGCTAAACCGATGGTAATTACCAATTATCCATCTGCAAAAGATCAGATAATGGATGGAGTAAATGGTTTGCTGGCAGATTTAAATGCGGTTTCAATTGCAAAAAAGATTAAAATGCTTTTAGATGATAAAAATATGCAAAATGCTTTTTCGCAAAAACTGCGATCTGAAGAAACGAGTTATGAAAAAGAAATTGAAAAGCTTTATCAATTAATGGAATAA
- a CDS encoding glycoside hydrolase family 88 protein, whose amino-acid sequence MIYFLSFSVVVIVSALVMDAIPQFNIWQSRIKIGRFPNQHIWNEKVFQTAKKWLHNTPVIPLTDHKRLIIIDKWQGNYDRPAIQVWQESSLVLGLTAYAQKTAAQKTEKEIADFFISKTTAQGGWKIKPTDSDHAILGYALLNADFIDAGKYKAALDETYQMILSLKGEDGTIAYKNHVRQFRFVDTIGFICPFLVKYGVKFNKPEAIQLALHQVFEFVKYGLMPQEKIPCHTYHLHTKIPTGLFGWGRGLGWFLIGLADTYRALPVLHPQKATLKHLIIEVAHSVLKFQLLDGSYTWLIFDEKSRKDSSTVATVAYFLTVAAEIPELKIESNEAKEKCLNYLQKVTRRTGAIDFSQGDTKGIGIYSQNFDILPFTQGFVLRTLNFRPQPQP is encoded by the coding sequence ATGATTTATTTTTTAAGTTTTTCAGTGGTTGTAATTGTCAGCGCTCTAGTAATGGACGCCATTCCTCAATTCAATATCTGGCAAAGTCGAATTAAAATCGGAAGATTTCCCAATCAGCATATTTGGAATGAGAAAGTTTTCCAAACTGCTAAAAAATGGTTGCATAACACTCCGGTAATTCCCCTGACCGATCATAAAAGATTGATTATTATTGACAAATGGCAAGGCAATTACGACAGACCCGCTATTCAAGTCTGGCAGGAATCTTCTTTGGTTTTGGGTTTAACCGCCTATGCTCAAAAAACCGCTGCTCAAAAAACCGAAAAAGAAATTGCTGATTTTTTTATTTCAAAAACAACTGCGCAGGGTGGCTGGAAAATAAAACCCACTGACAGTGATCACGCAATTCTGGGGTATGCGCTACTGAACGCGGATTTTATAGATGCGGGTAAGTATAAAGCAGCACTTGACGAAACATATCAAATGATTCTCTCTTTAAAGGGCGAAGACGGAACAATTGCCTATAAAAATCATGTGAGACAATTCCGGTTTGTAGATACGATCGGATTCATCTGCCCATTTCTCGTAAAATACGGTGTAAAATTCAATAAACCTGAAGCCATTCAATTAGCTCTACATCAAGTCTTCGAATTTGTAAAATATGGACTGATGCCTCAGGAAAAGATACCGTGTCATACGTATCATCTCCACACCAAGATACCCACTGGATTATTTGGGTGGGGAAGAGGTCTGGGCTGGTTTCTTATTGGCCTGGCAGACACTTATCGGGCCTTACCCGTATTACACCCTCAAAAGGCAACTCTAAAGCACCTGATTATTGAGGTGGCACATTCTGTTTTAAAATTTCAACTACTTGATGGCTCCTACACCTGGCTAATTTTTGATGAGAAAAGCCGCAAAGACTCTTCTACCGTGGCTACGGTGGCATATTTCTTAACCGTCGCTGCCGAAATCCCCGAATTGAAGATAGAAAGTAATGAGGCCAAAGAAAAATGTTTAAATTATTTGCAGAAGGTTACTCGCCGCACTGGTGCCATTGATTTTTCCCAGGGAGACACCAAAGGGATCGGTATCTACTCACAGAATTTTGACATTTTGCCTTTTACACAGGGATTTGTTTTACGAACCTTAAATTTTAGACCGCAGCCTCAGCCTTAA